The Falco peregrinus isolate bFalPer1 chromosome 9, bFalPer1.pri, whole genome shotgun sequence genome includes a window with the following:
- the AKIP1 gene encoding A-kinase-interacting protein 1, with protein MEGARAGRTAGLARDVLERARRRRRRPAGRLPASGPEEDSERLSAAFASIVNLMNQATRECEKYYSFMAACRCKEHEIKHICRYHGRQAGERELESSEEEGPEASVAPSQARTCQRHSRQASEDIYIEVSPGTYSVTATSEDMVQQTHVVDVNAGQSIDLTFVL; from the exons aTGGAGGGGGCGCGCGCGGGGCGGACGGCCGGGCTGGCGCGCGACGTGCTGGAGCGGgcgcggcggaggcggcggcggccggcgggacGGCTCCCGGCCTCGGGCCCG GAGGAAGATTCGGAGCGGCTCAGCGCGGCGTTCGCTTCCATCGTGAACCTGATGAATCAAGCCACGAGGGAGTGCGAG AAATACTATAGCTTCATGGCAGCCTGTAGATGCAAAGAGCATGAAATCAAACACATCTGCAGATACCATGGCAGGCAAGCAGGGGAGAGAGAGCTGGAGTCCTCCGAAGAAGAG ggtCCTGAAGCCTCTGTAGCACCCAGTCAAGCTCGAACTTGCCAGCGACAT AGCAGACAAGCTTCTGAAGACATCTACATTGAAGTTTCTCCTGGCACCTATTCTGTCACAGCGACCTCAGAGGACATGGTGCAGCAAACCCACGTGGTGGATGTCAATGCAGGACAAAGCATTGATTTAACTTTTGTTCTATGA